The following coding sequences lie in one Arachis hypogaea cultivar Tifrunner chromosome 4, arahy.Tifrunner.gnm2.J5K5, whole genome shotgun sequence genomic window:
- the LOC112797036 gene encoding uncharacterized protein isoform X1: MISEGCTNFGAVAVVCGLGASKGRNRQASSPPASRSGCKSSGCIIDESNQGRSPAVHTIPLPPDLLWLESLELSFEMCDLLVDILLELQVLLILQRRKCRIICF, encoded by the exons ATGATTTCGGAAGGTTGCACAAATTTTGGTGCAG TGGCGGTTGTCTGCGGGCTCGGTGCCTCCAAAGGAAGAAACCGCCAAGCGTCCTCCCCTCCCGCATCTCGATCTGGCTGCAAATCTTCTGGGTGCATCATCGACGAATCAAACCAAGGTCGATCCCCTGCAGTCCATACAATACCTCTACCACCTG ATCTGCTGTGGTTGGAATCTCTGGAATTGAGTTTTGAAATGTGTGATCTGCTGGTTGACATTCTACTTGAACTGCAAGTTTTGTTGATTCTTCAG AGACGTAAGTGTAGAATTATTTGCTTCTAG
- the LOC112797036 gene encoding uncharacterized protein isoform X2, which translates to MISEGCTNFGAVAVVCGLGASKGRNRQASSPPASRSGCKSSGCIIDESNQGRSPAVHTIPLPPDLLWLESLELSFEMCDLLVDILLELQVLLILQETEI; encoded by the exons ATGATTTCGGAAGGTTGCACAAATTTTGGTGCAG TGGCGGTTGTCTGCGGGCTCGGTGCCTCCAAAGGAAGAAACCGCCAAGCGTCCTCCCCTCCCGCATCTCGATCTGGCTGCAAATCTTCTGGGTGCATCATCGACGAATCAAACCAAGGTCGATCCCCTGCAGTCCATACAATACCTCTACCACCTG ATCTGCTGTGGTTGGAATCTCTGGAATTGAGTTTTGAAATGTGTGATCTGCTGGTTGACATTCTACTTGAACTGCAAGTTTTGTTGATTCTTCAG GAAACAGAAATCTga